The genome window CACAGTGTGAGCCCCAATGCTTGAAGCGCAACAAAGGGGACAACTCCTCGATATATATCGGTAGTTTTAACCTCAGGTGGAGCAACTCCCTTAAGGAAGAATATAGCGTAAGCAAAGGGAGGTGTCAAAAAGGACATCTGAAGATTAATAGCTATTAACTCAACGAAATAGAGTGGATCAAATCCGAGATTAACCGCTATAGGAAGAAAAACAGGTATAACTATATAAAGTATTCCTATCCAATCTATAAACATTCCAAGTATAAACACTACAAACATCATCAAAGCTAAAATCCCCCATTTCCCGAGACCTGTAGCTAAAAGAAACGATTCAACTAAAGCTCCGCCTCTCATAAATAGAAAAATCGCTGTAAACATTCCTGCTCCAATTATTACGAAGAAAACCATGGAAGTTATCTTTAAAGTCTCGTAAACTGCTATTTTAAGAACTTTAAGGTTTAATCTTTTGTAAGCCAAAGCTACTATAATTGCACCAAGAGCTCCAACAGCTGAAGCCTCTGTTGGAGTAGCCATGCCTAAGAGAATAGAACCTAACACCCCGACTAGCAAACCAAAAACAGGTATCATATAAATTAAAGTTTGGACTATAAGAGTCTTTTTATCTGCAGCTCTTTCAGCAGCACTTATCGCTGGTGCTACTTCTGGTTTAAGCCAAGATAGGACCAATATATAAACCACATAAAGTCCAGAAAGAAGTAACCCAGGAAATATAGCACCAGCAAAAAGCTTTGCTACAGAAAGGTTACACATCGGACCCATCATAACCAACATTACACTTGGAGGAATAAGTATACCTAACGTCCCACCAGCACAAACTACCCCTGAAGCAAGCCCCTTATCGTAATTTCTCTTAAGCATCGCAGGAAAGGCTATCAAGGCCATCATAGTTACAGAAGC of Synergistota bacterium contains these proteins:
- a CDS encoding TRAP transporter large permease subunit, which gives rise to MAPEVVALIAMILVISLVLAGIRLAFSFMFLAVLFGYLYRGPRIFDLFIQKTYEVMQNEVLIAVPLFVFMGIILEKSEAAEKLFSTMFQLFGPIRGGLAITTVIISTLFAACTGIIAASVTMMALIAFPAMLKRNYDKGLASGVVCAGGTLGILIPPSVMLVMMGPMCNLSVAKLFAGAIFPGLLLSGLYVVYILVLSWLKPEVAPAISAAERAADKKTLIVQTLIYMIPVFGLLVGVLGSILLGMATPTEASAVGALGAIIVALAYKRLNLKVLKIAVYETLKITSMVFFVIIGAGMFTAIFLFMRGGALVESFLLATGLGKWGILALMMFVVFILGMFIDWIGILYIVIPVFLPIAVNLGFDPLYFVELIAINLQMSFLTPPFAYAIFFLKGVAPPEVKTTDIYRGVVPFVALQALGLTLCIIFPDIVMWLPTVTLK